DNA sequence from the Firmicutes bacterium HGW-Firmicutes-1 genome:
GTTGAATTGTTATTGTATTAAGTTCATATCGACGATCTCCCTGTTTACAAATAAATATAGAACCTACTATCTTATCATCTAAAATAATTTTATATGCATCTGCTCTCTCAAGAAATGATATTAATTGTTCATCTGTTGTCTCATAAGCTGGGCAAAATTTATATTTTTCATATGATTCATAAAACGCAAGTTTCTGAATGTTATTAATTGAAGTGATGTCGTCAATACTTACTTTTTCAAGTTTGATCTCCATATATACCTCCTGCATTCTCTATAAAAATAAAAGGATTTAAACTAGTGTGTAATTTCATATAACGTTCGCGTGTTCACGATGTTCATCAGCCTCTTTCACTTCCCAACTTATTAATCTTCTGGCTGA
Encoded proteins:
- a CDS encoding GNAT family N-acetyltransferase, whose product is MQEVYMEIKLEKVSIDDITSINNIQKLAFYESYEKYKFCPAYETTDEQLISFLERADAYKIILDDKIVGSIFICKQGDRRYELNTITIQPEYQNIGIGGKAIQKVEGFYNDALVWTLMTPETDYRNNHLYEKFGYKRIGLNIINEYLNLIIYEKKII